The DNA segment CGGCAGTTCCGGGCCGCGTACGGGGAGTCGCCGTACAGCTATCTCATGACCCGGCGGATCGAGCGGGCGATGGCACTGCTGCGGCGCGGGGACCTCAGCGTGACCGAGGTGTGCTTCGAGGTGGGGTGCTCGTCGCTGGGGACGTTCAGCACCCGGTTCAGCGAGCTGGTCGGGATGCCGCCGAGCGTGTACCGGATCGAGGCCGCGCGGGCGACGGAAGGGCTGCCGACCTGCGTGGTCAAGGTGGTCACCAGACCGGTCAGGAATCGAGAAGCGCGGTTTCCGGGCCACGGCTAGCGTGACGGCCATGGACATCAGCATTCACGCCAGCTTCCTCCCGCAGGACGACCCCGAGGCCGCCCTCGCCTTCTACCGCGACACCCTCGGCTTCGAGCTGCGCAACGACGTGGGCCACGACAAGATGCGCTGGCTCAC comes from the Streptomyces seoulensis genome and includes:
- a CDS encoding helix-turn-helix transcriptional regulator, encoding MTTSPGDPRRLRELVLLRRVRDRIDREYARPLDVEALARGVNMSAGHLSRQFRAAYGESPYSYLMTRRIERAMALLRRGDLSVTEVCFEVGCSSLGTFSTRFSELVGMPPSVYRIEAARATEGLPTCVVKVVTRPVRNREARFPGHG